Proteins found in one Methylobacter sp. S3L5C genomic segment:
- a CDS encoding SurA N-terminal domain-containing protein: MLTKIREKAQGAFAWGILILICVPFALWGINNYLDTGTEAVVASVGDKDFYQRDVNKAYEEYSQNFQGLGVDEKSLKAQALQKLIKDEVLLQYVHAEGLVVTDNEARDFIKTLPYFQVDGKFSDQQYKTLLSSQRISSAEFVSRIKNALIMEQFQHSIVDSSFATQYDVESFFKIQNQLRDIDYVTVPVQSLTEQPTIEEITTYYQQHQDLYRTPEQVSVEYVELSLEDIAKKIVVTDDKLKAFYEEQKNQFTTPERRKISHILFLVNDKVTEKVALEKALKVKQELANKDFSTLATEVSDDKVTAKQGGDLGLFNVGVMEKSFEDAASTLKLGEVSNPVKSAFGYHLIKVTELVPGNIKPFDSVKSEVTKAYQKVQAENTFYEAGQKLTEMSYENPDNLQTVADALGVSVQKSVLFTREKGDGIAANDKIRGAAFSEEVLQGNNSAPVEQGADRLVVVRLSEHKVASKRELNEVKQEVADVLSKEKAQLMTLQKAAQIKARLQAGESIQVLAAENKLEIKAEKALVRSKNKLPEQLSHVIFTAAKPDGTKPSVFIAALPSGEQVVVSLSKVTAGIMSEDDKKQMELAKKNIANAFGQTEFNQVLNSLQTEANVEINTKNQAQAQTQGQ; the protein is encoded by the coding sequence ATGCTGACAAAAATTAGAGAAAAGGCACAAGGTGCTTTTGCTTGGGGTATTTTGATATTAATTTGTGTACCTTTTGCGTTATGGGGTATTAATAATTATTTGGATACCGGTACAGAAGCAGTAGTTGCATCCGTGGGTGATAAAGACTTTTATCAACGAGATGTTAATAAAGCTTATGAGGAATATAGTCAGAATTTTCAAGGATTGGGTGTTGATGAGAAATCATTAAAAGCACAAGCACTACAAAAGCTGATCAAAGATGAAGTTTTATTGCAATATGTGCATGCAGAGGGTCTTGTTGTAACTGATAACGAAGCAAGGGATTTTATTAAAACCCTGCCTTATTTTCAGGTGGATGGTAAATTTAGTGACCAACAATATAAAACATTACTCAGCTCGCAACGGATTTCTTCCGCTGAATTTGTCAGCAGAATTAAGAATGCGCTCATAATGGAGCAGTTTCAGCATAGTATTGTTGATAGCAGTTTCGCTACACAATATGATGTGGAAAGTTTTTTTAAGATCCAAAATCAATTGCGTGATATCGATTATGTAACGGTTCCTGTGCAGTCATTGACAGAGCAGCCGACGATAGAAGAAATAACCACTTACTACCAACAACATCAGGATTTATATCGAACTCCTGAACAGGTTTCTGTTGAGTATGTTGAATTGTCACTTGAAGATATTGCCAAAAAAATAGTCGTTACTGATGATAAGTTAAAGGCTTTCTATGAAGAGCAAAAAAATCAATTCACTACGCCAGAACGTAGGAAAATCAGTCATATATTATTTTTAGTTAATGACAAAGTAACTGAAAAAGTCGCCTTGGAAAAAGCCCTGAAAGTAAAACAAGAATTGGCCAATAAAGATTTTTCTACTCTGGCTACCGAAGTATCTGATGATAAAGTAACTGCTAAACAAGGCGGAGATTTGGGTTTGTTTAACGTTGGTGTTATGGAAAAATCATTCGAAGACGCTGCCAGTACTTTAAAGCTTGGTGAGGTATCAAATCCGGTAAAATCAGCCTTTGGATATCATTTAATTAAAGTAACCGAGCTTGTGCCAGGGAATATTAAGCCTTTTGATAGTGTAAAAAGTGAAGTAACTAAAGCTTATCAAAAAGTTCAGGCAGAAAATACTTTTTATGAGGCAGGTCAGAAATTAACTGAAATGAGTTATGAAAATCCTGATAATTTGCAAACAGTTGCTGATGCTTTGGGTGTTTCTGTTCAGAAATCGGTATTGTTTACGCGAGAAAAAGGTGATGGCATTGCTGCTAACGACAAAATACGCGGCGCAGCATTTTCTGAAGAAGTCTTGCAAGGTAACAATAGTGCACCTGTAGAGCAGGGCGCTGATCGTTTGGTTGTGGTAAGGCTTTCAGAGCATAAGGTAGCTTCCAAGCGAGAACTCAATGAAGTTAAACAAGAAGTAGCGGATGTTTTGTCAAAAGAAAAAGCTCAGCTAATGACCCTTCAGAAAGCCGCACAAATTAAAGCACGCTTGCAGGCAGGTGAATCCATCCAGGTTTTGGCGGCTGAGAATAAGCTGGAAATTAAAGCCGAGAAAGCACTTGTACGTAGTAAAAACAAGCTGCCTGAGCAATTAAGTCATGTTATTTTTACAGCGGCTAAACCTGATGGTACTAAACCCAGTGTATTTATTGCAGCATTACCTTCCGGTGAGCAAGTTGTCGTCAGTCTGTCAAAAGTTACCGCAGGTATTATGAGCGAAGATGACAAGAAACAGATGGAATTGGCGAAGAAGAACATTGCCAATGCATTCGGTCAAACTGAATTCAATCAGGTATTGAATAGTTTGCAGACGGAAGCTAATGTAGAGATTAATACAAAGAATCAAGCGCAAGCGCAGACTCAGGGTCAATAA
- a CDS encoding enoyl-ACP reductase, translating into MGFMQGKRVLIVGLASNRSIAWGIAKAMHREGAELAFTFQNEKLKSRVEEMAQQCDSKITIECDVSIDEHIDTVFNTLGEHWDGLDCIVHSVAFAPRDALNGDYVEVTTRENFRVAHDVSSYSFTALAKAGRAMMQGRNGSLLTLTYLGAERAIPNYNVMGIAKASLEANVRYMAVALGAEGTRVNALSAGPIRTLAASGINDFKSMLNKAADTSPLKRNITIEEVGNAAAFMCSDLASGITGEITYVDCGYNIAGLAAS; encoded by the coding sequence ATGGGTTTTATGCAAGGCAAACGGGTATTAATTGTGGGTTTAGCCAGTAATCGCTCTATTGCATGGGGTATTGCAAAAGCCATGCATAGGGAAGGCGCTGAATTGGCTTTTACATTCCAAAATGAAAAACTGAAAAGTCGTGTTGAAGAAATGGCCCAGCAATGTGATTCAAAAATTACTATTGAATGCGATGTAAGTATTGATGAACATATCGATACTGTGTTTAACACACTGGGCGAGCATTGGGATGGCTTGGATTGTATTGTGCATTCAGTCGCTTTTGCACCCCGCGACGCCTTAAATGGTGATTATGTTGAAGTCACCACTCGCGAAAATTTTAGAGTTGCTCATGACGTAAGTTCTTACAGTTTTACTGCTTTAGCCAAAGCAGGACGCGCAATGATGCAAGGCCGTAATGGCTCATTATTGACCTTAACTTATTTGGGCGCGGAACGGGCAATTCCTAACTACAATGTTATGGGTATTGCCAAAGCCAGCCTGGAAGCAAACGTACGCTATATGGCCGTCGCATTAGGTGCAGAAGGAACTCGTGTTAATGCGCTTTCAGCCGGACCTATCAGAACCCTTGCTGCATCAGGTATTAATGATTTTAAATCCATGCTAAATAAAGCTGCCGATACGTCTCCGTTAAAGAGAAATATAACCATTGAAGAAGTGGGTAATGCAGCCGCTTTTATGTGTTCGGATTTGGCCTCAGGTATTACCGGAGAAATTACCTATGTGGATTGCGGCTACAATATTGCTGGATTAGCAGCCTCTTAA
- a CDS encoding ABC transporter substrate-binding protein — MKIPTYAVLIFIALFLTACDVSQFNKPYSEKEGELSVLYQSFSERPKHLDPAVAYSENEYAFIAQIYEPPFQYHYLKRPYQLTTLTASKMPEINYLNKQGENLGKGAKDNDIAYTDYVIDIKPGINYQPHPALAKDVQGNYLYHHLTSVQIQSLKTLNDFDNTGSRELTAEDYVYQIKRLAHPKIQSPIAEIMKNYIVGFDDFSKQADDKQKSAIKNLSMAGIQVNNRYQYRIRIKGKYPQFIFWLAMPFFSAMPWEADVFYDQAGMSDKNITLDWFPIGTGPYLLVENNPNRRMVLLKNPFFHLEKYPSEGQPEDKQNGLLTDAGKKLPFIDKVVFMLEKETIPYWTKFLQGYYDASGIASDSFDQAIQFTGSGGVALTDSMKKKGIQLQTSVETSIFYMGFNMLDATVGGDSERARKLRQAIAIAVDYEEYISIFRNGRGVAAQGVIPPGIYGYAEGKDGINSYSYDWVNAKAQRKKIGGAQQLMTEAGYPGGIDPKTKEALILYFDTTSVSIDDRPTMNWYRKQFEKLGIKLVIRATDYNRFQEKMRAGNEQIFVWGWNVDYPDPENLFFLLYGANSKVKHGGENAVNYKNPEFDRLFEQMRNMDNNEQRYQIIQQLQEVVRHDAPWVFGFHPKNFSLFHSWYSNLKPNLMANNRLKYTRIDTVARADKRQAWNKPVIWPLLLGCFLFVLMLIPAINAYRRRAKETL; from the coding sequence ATGAAGATACCAACCTATGCAGTGCTAATATTTATAGCTTTATTTTTGACGGCTTGTGATGTTTCACAGTTTAATAAGCCTTATAGTGAAAAAGAGGGTGAACTGTCGGTTTTATATCAATCGTTTTCTGAGCGTCCCAAGCATCTGGATCCTGCAGTTGCTTACAGTGAAAATGAATATGCTTTTATCGCACAGATTTATGAGCCGCCGTTTCAATATCATTACCTGAAAAGACCATATCAATTGACGACTTTGACGGCAAGTAAAATGCCTGAAATAAATTATTTGAATAAACAAGGTGAAAATTTGGGGAAGGGCGCAAAGGATAATGATATTGCCTATACCGATTATGTGATTGATATAAAACCAGGTATTAACTATCAGCCACATCCTGCCTTGGCTAAGGATGTGCAGGGAAACTATTTATATCATCATCTGACGTCTGTGCAAATCCAGTCACTTAAAACCTTGAATGATTTTGATAATACAGGTTCGCGTGAACTCACTGCTGAAGATTATGTGTATCAAATTAAACGCTTGGCGCATCCTAAAATCCAGTCTCCTATTGCTGAAATCATGAAAAACTATATTGTAGGTTTTGATGATTTTTCCAAACAAGCCGATGATAAACAAAAATCTGCTATAAAAAACCTGTCGATGGCGGGCATACAAGTCAATAATCGTTATCAATATCGTATCCGTATTAAAGGTAAATATCCCCAATTTATTTTTTGGCTGGCCATGCCGTTTTTCTCAGCTATGCCTTGGGAAGCAGATGTGTTTTATGATCAGGCAGGAATGTCTGATAAAAATATTACCCTGGATTGGTTTCCGATTGGTACGGGTCCTTATTTACTGGTTGAAAATAATCCCAATCGACGCATGGTTTTGCTTAAAAATCCGTTCTTTCACTTGGAAAAGTATCCCTCTGAAGGTCAGCCTGAAGATAAGCAAAATGGTTTGCTGACTGATGCGGGAAAAAAACTGCCTTTTATCGATAAGGTCGTGTTTATGCTGGAAAAGGAAACCATTCCTTATTGGACCAAATTCTTGCAAGGTTATTACGATGCATCGGGGATCGCTTCTGACAGTTTCGATCAGGCCATACAATTTACCGGTAGTGGCGGCGTTGCCTTAACGGATTCGATGAAGAAAAAAGGTATCCAGTTACAAACATCGGTAGAAACATCTATATTTTACATGGGTTTTAATATGCTCGATGCTACCGTAGGTGGTGATAGTGAAAGAGCGCGAAAGCTACGTCAAGCGATAGCTATTGCCGTTGATTATGAGGAATATATCTCTATCTTTAGAAACGGGCGCGGAGTGGCTGCACAAGGTGTTATTCCTCCGGGTATTTATGGCTATGCGGAAGGTAAAGACGGCATCAATTCTTATAGTTACGATTGGGTAAATGCCAAGGCGCAGCGAAAAAAAATAGGGGGTGCACAGCAGTTGATGACAGAAGCCGGCTATCCTGGCGGTATTGATCCAAAAACCAAAGAAGCGTTAATTTTGTATTTTGATACTACTTCAGTCAGTATTGATGATCGTCCGACTATGAACTGGTATCGTAAACAATTTGAAAAGTTGGGCATCAAGTTGGTTATTCGCGCTACGGATTACAATCGTTTTCAGGAAAAAATGCGGGCAGGTAACGAGCAGATTTTTGTTTGGGGCTGGAATGTTGATTATCCTGATCCTGAAAATTTATTTTTCCTGTTGTATGGTGCTAACTCAAAAGTTAAACACGGTGGAGAAAATGCGGTTAATTATAAAAATCCTGAATTTGACCGTTTATTTGAGCAAATGCGTAACATGGATAACAACGAACAGCGTTACCAGATTATTCAACAGTTACAAGAAGTCGTACGTCATGATGCGCCTTGGGTTTTTGGTTTTCATCCCAAGAATTTTTCGTTATTTCATAGTTGGTATAGCAACTTGAAACCCAATTTAATGGCGAATAACCGGCTTAAATATACCCGAATTGATACTGTTGCCAGAGCAGATAAAAGGCAGGCATGGAACAAACCTGTCATTTGGCCATTGTTATTGGGTTGTTTTTTGTTTGTATTGATGTTGATTCCGGCGATTAATGCTTATCGCCGCCGTGCCAAGGAAACGCTGTAA
- a CDS encoding ABC transporter permease yields the protein MINYIIRRFLYAFPLLMGVNILTFVLFFVVNSPNDMARMQLGQKHVTEQAVTNWKQQHGYDVPLLWNSDAQRQEKITRTIFYQKSVGLFLFRFGVSDSGRNIGADIQERMWPSLALALPTLCIGLVVNISFALMMVLFRDSYLEYAGIILCVILMSISSLFYIIGGQFFIAKLLRLVPISGYEDSVGAIRFLLLPVLIGVFSGIGSGVRWYRTLFLEEVEKDYVRTARAKGLTETQALFRHVLRNAMIPVLTGVVVILPLLFMGSLIMESFFSIPGLGSYTIDAINSQDFAIVRAMVFLGSVLYVIGLLLTDISYTLVDPRVRLS from the coding sequence ATGATAAATTATATTATCCGACGATTTTTATATGCTTTCCCGTTGTTAATGGGCGTTAACATTTTAACGTTTGTTTTGTTTTTTGTCGTTAATAGCCCTAATGACATGGCGCGTATGCAATTGGGGCAAAAACATGTTACTGAACAGGCGGTAACCAATTGGAAGCAACAACATGGCTATGATGTACCGCTTTTATGGAATAGCGATGCGCAGCGCCAGGAAAAAATAACCCGGACTATTTTTTACCAAAAGTCAGTGGGTTTGTTTTTGTTTCGTTTTGGCGTATCCGATAGCGGCAGAAATATTGGTGCGGATATTCAGGAACGTATGTGGCCAAGTCTTGCTTTGGCACTACCAACCTTATGTATCGGCTTGGTGGTTAATATCAGTTTTGCCTTAATGATGGTGCTATTTCGGGACAGTTATCTGGAGTATGCAGGCATTATTTTATGCGTGATTTTAATGTCAATTTCATCATTGTTTTATATTATCGGCGGACAGTTTTTTATCGCCAAATTATTAAGGCTAGTACCTATTTCTGGTTATGAGGATAGTGTGGGTGCGATAAGATTTTTACTGTTACCCGTCCTGATTGGGGTATTTTCAGGGATAGGTTCAGGTGTTCGATGGTACCGAACACTGTTTTTAGAAGAGGTTGAGAAAGACTACGTACGAACGGCAAGAGCAAAGGGCTTAACTGAAACCCAAGCCTTGTTTCGGCATGTATTGCGTAACGCCATGATTCCTGTTTTAACCGGTGTAGTCGTCATTTTGCCGCTATTATTTATGGGCAGTTTAATTATGGAATCTTTTTTTAGTATTCCCGGATTAGGTAGTTATACCATCGATGCGATTAACAGTCAGGATTTTGCCATAGTACGAGCGATGGTTTTTTTAGGCTCCGTTTTATATGTGATTGGGTTGTTGTTGACGGATATTTCGTACACTCTGGTTGACCCACGCGTGAGATTGTCCTGA
- a CDS encoding ABC transporter permease, translating to MVVLWTDALIFILIFAILGLVIYLRGKEHIKRPLQKIAHSKAGMASLIVLLFFVLIGLLDSVHFKPANTKNNEIISLLDYWATPLREHGEKTYSAPFATTLYSKEIMALADGTTQWGYPRLAFGGNYLNNPETQQFSDVLKKTGYGFAQGASLAGLFILCYLGVNYKAQGKKNQAFALSAIAKSVWAVFFIIVSLSYTLIYLSAYYHVLGTDKVGEDVFYQAVKSIRTGLVLGTLTTLIMLPMAIVFGILAGYFRGWVDDLIQYVYTTLNSIPGVLLIAASILMVQVYMANHEQDFTSVIVRADMRLLFLCLILGVTNWTGLCRLLRAETLKLREVEYVQAAQALGVKQSMILLRHILPNVMHIVLISVVLDFSSLVLAEAVLSYINIGVDPTTYSWGNMINGARLEMAREPIVWWSLSAAFVFMFILVLAANLFADAVQDAFDPRRSAE from the coding sequence ATGGTGGTTTTATGGACAGATGCCCTGATATTTATACTGATCTTTGCCATACTGGGCTTGGTGATTTATCTGCGTGGTAAAGAACACATTAAACGTCCTTTACAAAAAATAGCTCATAGTAAAGCTGGTATGGCATCATTAATAGTACTGTTGTTTTTTGTCCTTATTGGCTTGCTGGATTCAGTACATTTCAAACCTGCCAATACCAAAAATAATGAGATTATCAGTCTCTTGGATTATTGGGCAACGCCATTGAGAGAGCATGGCGAAAAAACCTATTCAGCCCCGTTTGCCACTACGCTTTATAGTAAAGAAATAATGGCTCTGGCGGATGGCACAACCCAATGGGGCTATCCTCGTTTGGCTTTTGGCGGCAACTATTTAAATAATCCTGAAACCCAACAGTTTTCTGACGTCTTGAAAAAAACCGGTTACGGTTTTGCTCAAGGAGCAAGCTTGGCTGGTCTTTTTATACTATGTTATTTGGGTGTAAATTATAAGGCTCAAGGTAAAAAAAATCAGGCTTTTGCTTTATCTGCAATTGCCAAGTCAGTTTGGGCAGTTTTTTTTATTATCGTATCGTTAAGTTATACCCTGATTTATTTATCCGCTTATTATCATGTTCTTGGTACCGACAAAGTAGGGGAGGATGTTTTTTATCAGGCGGTAAAAAGTATACGTACCGGTTTGGTACTGGGTACCTTGACAACGCTCATCATGCTACCGATGGCTATAGTTTTTGGTATTCTGGCGGGTTATTTCCGTGGTTGGGTAGACGACTTGATTCAATATGTTTATACCACGTTAAACTCTATCCCTGGTGTATTGCTGATTGCAGCGTCGATCCTGATGGTTCAGGTTTACATGGCGAATCATGAGCAGGACTTTACCAGTGTTATAGTGCGTGCCGATATGCGGCTATTATTTCTTTGCCTCATTCTTGGTGTGACGAATTGGACTGGTTTATGCCGACTGCTTAGAGCAGAAACCCTGAAACTTCGAGAAGTCGAATATGTGCAAGCCGCTCAAGCTTTAGGTGTTAAGCAAAGCATGATTTTACTGCGCCATATTTTACCCAATGTCATGCACATCGTCTTAATTTCCGTAGTGCTGGATTTTAGTTCACTGGTTTTGGCCGAAGCAGTATTGTCGTATATTAATATAGGTGTTGATCCGACCACTTATAGTTGGGGTAATATGATTAATGGTGCTCGTTTGGAAATGGCTCGTGAACCTATTGTTTGGTGGTCTTTATCGGCGGCTTTTGTGTTTATGTTTATCTTGGTATTGGCGGCCAATTTATTTGCCGATGCGGTGCAAGATGCCTTTGATCCAAGACGGAGTGCAGAATAA
- the csrA gene encoding carbon storage regulator CsrA encodes MLILTRRVGETLMIGDEVTVTVLGVKGNQVRIGVNAPKDVSVHREEIYERIKKEQAESVSSNDSEE; translated from the coding sequence ATGCTTATATTGACTCGTCGAGTAGGTGAGACTTTAATGATTGGTGATGAGGTCACTGTCACTGTCCTTGGAGTGAAAGGAAATCAGGTTCGTATAGGTGTTAATGCACCAAAAGATGTATCTGTTCATAGAGAAGAAATTTACGAAAGAATTAAAAAAGAACAAGCTGAGTCTGTAAGTTCCAACGATTCCGAAGAGTAA
- a CDS encoding Mor transcription activator family protein codes for MQMQTLAQEIIETIGHDAAMKIFEVYGGTRIYIPKYIAGTNKIRNQKIRLDRLGGASARQLSEKYRINIRRIFFICKKPF; via the coding sequence ATGCAGATGCAAACATTAGCACAAGAAATTATTGAGACTATTGGACATGATGCAGCTATGAAAATTTTTGAGGTCTACGGTGGGACGCGAATCTATATACCAAAATATATAGCTGGGACAAATAAAATTCGTAATCAAAAAATTAGATTAGATCGGCTAGGTGGGGCAAGTGCCCGGCAATTATCAGAGAAATATAGAATCAATATAAGGAGAATATTTTTTATCTGCAAAAAACCTTTTTAG